The genome window AACGGAAAATATATTCGCATTAATGGAGGTCTGATGCAACTTGATGCCTCCAGCAAAGATTTGAAAAAATTTTTTAAACCTCCGCTAATCCTTGAACCACACTTGCTAAATTAATTTTTTTACTTAACATAATTAACGGGTTTTATCTGAACTATATGGGATAGAAAGAAAGAAACACCATACTCCATAAGAACACCCCTATCTAGTTTTATCTGAACTATATGGGATAGAAAGTCAAAAACACACGACGCTATATCATCAGCAGTTATACGTTTTATCTGAACTATATGGGATAGAAAGGCTCTTTTATATCAACTACGCAATAAGGCAACTTATCGTTTTATCTGAACTATATGGGATAGAAAGTGCTACTTCTTTTAAAGAATTTGCAATAATAGCAAAGTTTTATCTGAACTATATGGGATAGAAAGCCAGCAACAACAGCTCCCGCATTTTTTAACCTATTATGGTTTTATCTGAACTATATGGGATTTCCACGTAAGGAACTTTCGGCATTTTGTCTTAATTTTATGGATTTCATAAGTTCTTGCCAGTCTGAACTCAAAATCTCAATAGCAGATATATTAACACTTTCTACCATATTCAATATATAATAATATTTCATAACTTTCTCAAAGGAGGAATTTGTTTAAAATGTTCAAAGTTCTTGTAACTGACCATTTATCCAGTAAAGGATTAGATATCCTCAATAATGACCCTGACATAGACCTTGATTATCAGCCTGAAATCAGATGGGAAGAACTTCTGGAAATAATCAAAGATTATGATGCAATAATCACAAGAAGTAGAACCCCCGTAAATGAAGAACTCCTTGAAAGAGCAGAAAAACTGAAGGTTGTCGGTAGAGCCGGTGTCGGTGTAGATAATGTTGACCTTGATGCATGTTCAAAACGAGGAATATTAGTAGTAAACACTCCTGGGGCAAACACTGTTGGAGCTGCTGAGCTTACAATGGCTCATCTTTACGCAGTTCTTAGAAAGCTCCATCTTGCCCATGAATCTATGATGAGAGGTGAATGGGACAGAAAAAGATTTATGGGTGAAGAATTAGATGGCAAAGTTGTTGGAATTGTTGGGCTTGGTAATGTTGGTTCTCAGGTAGCAATCAGATGTAAAGCATCTGGAGCCACAGTAATAGCCTATGACCCATATATTCCAAGAGAAAAAGGAGACAGATTAGGGGTAGAACTTGTTGACACCCTTCATGAGCTCATAAAAAGGTCAGACATTATCTCACTTCACTGCCCCCTCACAGAAGAAACCAAAGGAATGATAGGAGAAAAAGAATTTGAGCTTATGAAAGATGGTGTTTATTTTATCAACTGTGCAAGAGGTGGCATAGTTGATGAAGATGCTATGTATGAATATATGAAAAAAGGTAAATTTGCCGGAATTGGACTTGATGTTTTTGGAAAAGAACCACCTGATGATAGGATTAGAAGACTTTTTGAATTTCCAAATATAAGCCTGTCTCCACATATTGGAGCAAACACTTATGAGTCTCAGGATAAAGTTGCAATAAAAATAGCACAGCAGGTAATAGCTGCCCTTAAAGGTCAGTTTGTTGAAGCTGCTGTAAATGCACCATTTACCATAACAGAAGGCTTTGAAAATATAAAAGCATTCCTGCAACTTGCCGAAAAATTAGGCAGTTTCCTTACCCAGTATGCAGGCGGAAACTTTAAGGAGCTTAATATAGAAGTTAGAGGTTCTATCTCTGAACATATTAAACCTATTGCTGCTTATGTTTTAAAAGGATTTTTAGAACCTATATTAGATAGACCTGTAAATATTATTAATGCTCCATTTTTAGCTAAAGAAAGGGGAATAAATGTTGTTGAAAGCTCCAGAGAAGAAGGCCTTGTATTTAAGGACTTCATAAAAATAACAGCTGTAGAAAATGGAAAAGAGCATGTAGTTGGGGGAACAGCATTTTATAATCAGATACCAAAAATAATGCTGGTTGATGGATACTGGATAGATATAGACCCTGAAGGTGTAATCTTGATGTTTGAAAATAAAGATGTTCCCGGAGTGATAGCAAAAATAGGAGAAATCCTTGCAAGACATAACATAAATATTGCAGGATTTAGACTTGGAAGACTTGAAAAAGGTAAAGTTGCCCTTGGAGCTCTTCAGCTTGATGAAAAAATCACAGATGTAATTCTGGAAGAAATCCTGGATATACCAGAAATTTTAAAAGCAAAACAGATAATACTTTAGGAGGAAAGAGGTGCCAGACAAAAAAATAAAAATAGCAATCGCTGGCGTAGGAAACTGTGCCAGTGCATTAATTCAGGGAATTTATTACTACAAGGAAAAACAAAATATTGAAGCCAGTGGCTTAATGCATGAAGACATAGGGGGATATAAGCCCTGGGATATAGAAGTTGTTGCAGCCTGGGATATTGATGAAAGAAAAGTTGGGTATGATGTATCAGAGGCTATATTTAATCCTCCAAACTGCACAGCAATTTTTCAAAGGGATATCCCAAAAACAGGTGTAAAGGTTAGAAAAGGAAAAGTTTTAGATGGTTATCCTGAACATATGAAAAACTATCCCCCTGAAAATGCATTTGTTTTATCTGATGCTAAAGAGGATAGTGTAGATACAGTTGCAAAAGTTCTTATAGAAAGTGGAGCAGATATCCTTATAAATTATGTGCCTGTTGGAGCAGAACAGGCAGCAAGGTATTATGCAGAAGCCTGCTTAAAGGCAGGAGTGGCATTTATAAATTGTATGCCAACTTTTATTGTTTCAGATGATGAATGGGCAAAGAGATTTGAGGCAGAAGGTATTCCTGCTGTTGGAGACGATATAAAATCACAGGTTGGTGCCACAATAACCCACAGAGTTTTAACACAGCTTCTTTTAGACAGAGGAGTGAAGATAGATAGAACCTATCAGCTTAACGTCGGTGGAAATACTGACTTTTTAAACATGCTTGAAAGAAGCAGACTTGCCACAAAGAAAAAATCAAAAACAGAAGCAGTTTCATCTCTTATTCCTTACGGGATGGACCCAAGGAACATACATATTGGACCATCAGATTATGTCCCATGGCTAAAAGATAGAAAAGTTGCATTTATCAGACTGGAAGGAAGATTATTCGGAGATGTTCCTATGCATATAGAACTTAGGCTGGACGTTGAAGATTCTCCAAACAGTGCAGGTGTTGCTATAGATGCGATTAGATGTGCAAAACTTGCTCAGGATAGAGGGATAGGGGGACCTTTATATTCTATTTCTGCATACACAATGAAACATCCACCAATCCAGTACAAAGACTGGCAGGCCAGGGAAATGGTGGAGGAGTTTATAGCAGGTATAAGAGAAAGATAAGGAGGGTTATTATGAAAAAATTATTTTTTATTGCATTATCCTCTATTTTTACA of Persephonella sp. IF05-L8 contains these proteins:
- the serA gene encoding phosphoglycerate dehydrogenase, which codes for MFKVLVTDHLSSKGLDILNNDPDIDLDYQPEIRWEELLEIIKDYDAIITRSRTPVNEELLERAEKLKVVGRAGVGVDNVDLDACSKRGILVVNTPGANTVGAAELTMAHLYAVLRKLHLAHESMMRGEWDRKRFMGEELDGKVVGIVGLGNVGSQVAIRCKASGATVIAYDPYIPREKGDRLGVELVDTLHELIKRSDIISLHCPLTEETKGMIGEKEFELMKDGVYFINCARGGIVDEDAMYEYMKKGKFAGIGLDVFGKEPPDDRIRRLFEFPNISLSPHIGANTYESQDKVAIKIAQQVIAALKGQFVEAAVNAPFTITEGFENIKAFLQLAEKLGSFLTQYAGGNFKELNIEVRGSISEHIKPIAAYVLKGFLEPILDRPVNIINAPFLAKERGINVVESSREEGLVFKDFIKITAVENGKEHVVGGTAFYNQIPKIMLVDGYWIDIDPEGVILMFENKDVPGVIAKIGEILARHNINIAGFRLGRLEKGKVALGALQLDEKITDVILEEILDIPEILKAKQIIL
- a CDS encoding inositol-3-phosphate synthase, which gives rise to MPDKKIKIAIAGVGNCASALIQGIYYYKEKQNIEASGLMHEDIGGYKPWDIEVVAAWDIDERKVGYDVSEAIFNPPNCTAIFQRDIPKTGVKVRKGKVLDGYPEHMKNYPPENAFVLSDAKEDSVDTVAKVLIESGADILINYVPVGAEQAARYYAEACLKAGVAFINCMPTFIVSDDEWAKRFEAEGIPAVGDDIKSQVGATITHRVLTQLLLDRGVKIDRTYQLNVGGNTDFLNMLERSRLATKKKSKTEAVSSLIPYGMDPRNIHIGPSDYVPWLKDRKVAFIRLEGRLFGDVPMHIELRLDVEDSPNSAGVAIDAIRCAKLAQDRGIGGPLYSISAYTMKHPPIQYKDWQAREMVEEFIAGIRER